A DNA window from Procambarus clarkii isolate CNS0578487 chromosome 75, FALCON_Pclarkii_2.0, whole genome shotgun sequence contains the following coding sequences:
- the LOC138356980 gene encoding calphotin-like produces MCGKQVEYVVVLTAPVVVLTVPEVVLTVPEVVLTVLVVVLTVLVVVLTVPVVVLTVPVVVLTVPVVVLTVPVVVLTVPVVVLTVPVVVLTVPVVVLTVPVVVLTVPVVVLTVPGVVLTVPEVVLTVPEVVLTVPEEVLTVPEVVLTVPEVVLTVPEVVLTVPEVVLTVPEVVLTVPELVLTVPELVLTVPELVLTVPELVLTVPELVLTVPELVLTVPELVLTVPELVLTVPELVLTVPELVLTVPELVLTVPELVLTVPELVLTVPELVLTVPELVLTVPELVLTVPELVLTVPELVLTVPEVVLTVPEVVLTVPEVVLTMVPEVVLTVPEVVLTVPEVVLTVPEVVLTVPVVVLTVPVVVLTVPEVVLTVPEVVLTVPEVVLTVPEVILTVPEVILTVPEVVLTVPVVILTVPVLVLTVPVVVLTVPEVVLTVPEVVLTVPEV; encoded by the exons ATGTGTGGTAAACAAGTGGAATATGTG GTGGTCCTCACTGCACCGGTGGTGGTGCTCACTGTACCGGAGGTGGTCCTCACTGTACCGGAGGTGGTCctcactgtactggtggtggtcctcactgtactggtggtggtcctcaCTGTACCGGTGGTGGTCCTCACTGTACCGGTGGTGGTCCTCACTGTACCGGTGGTGGTCCTCACTGTACCGGTGGTGGTCCTCACTGTACCGGTGGTGGTCCTCACTGTACCGGTGGTGGTCCTCACTGTACCGGTGGTGGTCCTCACTGTACCGGTGGTGGTCCTCACTGTACCGGTGGTGGTCCTCACTGTACCGGGGGTGGTCCTCACTGTACCGGAGGTGGTCCTCACTGTACCGGAGGTGGTCCTCACTGTACCGGAGGAGGTCCTCACTGTACCGGAGGTGGTCCTCACTGTACCGGAGGTGGTCCTCACTGTACCGGAGGTGGTCCTCACTGTACCGGAGGTGGTCCTCACTGTACCGGAGGTGGTCCTCACTGTACCGGAGTTGGTCCTCACTGTACCGGAGTTGGTCCTCACTGTACCGGAGTTGGTCCTCACTGTACCGGAGTTGGTCCTCACTGTACCGGAGTTGGTCCTCACTGTACCGGAGTTGGTCCTCACTGTACCGGAGTTGGTCCTCACTGTACCGGAGTTGGTCCTCACTGTACCGGAGTTGGTCCTCACTGTACCGGAGTTGGTCCTCACTGTACCGGAGTTGGTCCTCACTGTACCGGAGTTGGTCCTCACTGTACCGGAGTTGGTCCTCACTGTACCGGAGTTGGTCCTCACTGTACCGGAGTTGGTCCTCACTGTACCGGAGTTGGTCCTCACTGTACCGGAGTTGGTCCTCACTGTACCGGAGTTGGTCCTCACTGTACCGGAGGTGGTCCTCACTGTACCGGAGGTGGTCCTCACTGTACCGGAGGTGGTCCTCACAATGGTTCCGGAGGTGGTCCTCACTGTACCGGAGGTGGTCCTCACTGTACCGGAGGTGGTCCTCACTGTACCGGAGGTGGTCCTCACTGTACCGGTGGTGGTCCTCACTGTACCGGTGGTGGTCCTCACTGTACCGGAGGTGGTCCTCACTGTACCGGAGGTGGTCCTCACTGTACCGGAGGTGGTTCTCACTGTACCGGAGGTGATCCTCACTGTACCGGAGGTGATCCTCACTGTACCGGAGGTGGTCCTCACTGTACCGGTGGTGATCCTCACTGTACCGGTGCTGGTCCTCACTGTACCGGTGGTGGTCCTCACTGTACCGGAGGTGGTCCTCACTGTACCGGAGGTGGTCCTCACTGTACCGGAGGTGTAG